The following coding sequences are from one Humulus lupulus chromosome X, drHumLupu1.1, whole genome shotgun sequence window:
- the LOC133806364 gene encoding uncharacterized protein LOC133806364 — translation MEALEQMSNYAKFLKDILTKKRRLREFETVALTKECSSFLQNKLPPKMKDPGSFTIPFTIGDSYSGMAMCDLGASINLMPMFVFKQLGIGEVSPTTVTLQLADRSLAHPDGKIEDVLVRVEKFIFPADFIVLDYEADIEVPINLGRPFIATGRTLIDVEKGELTM, via the coding sequence ATGGAAGCCCTTGAACAAATGTCCAACTATgcgaaatttttgaaagatattCTTACAAAGAAGAGAAGGTTGAGGGAGTTTGAAACTGTAGCTTTGACCAAGGAGTGTAGCTCATTCTTGCAGAATAAGTTGCCTCCTAAAATGAAAGATCCAGGAAGTTTCACCATTCCATTTACTATTGGAGACTCTTATAGTGGGATGGCTATGTGTGATCTGGGTGCTAGCATAAACTTGATGCCAATGTTTGTGTtcaagcagttagggattggagAGGTTAGTCCTACAACAGTTACCCTTCAACTAGCTGATAGATCCCTCGCTCACCCTGATGGAAAAATTGAAGATGTGCTGGTAAGAGTTGAAAAATTCATTTTTCccgctgactttattgttctAGACTATGAGGCGGATATAGAGGTGCCTATTAATTTGGGAAGGCCATTTATTGCTACAGGTAGAACTTTGATCGACGTGGAAAAAGGGGAGCTCACAATGTGA